In Hyalangium ruber, the DNA window CCGGTCATAGAACATGTGCTCGGCATGGATGGTGACCTCCGCTTCAGCGGTGGAGTTCTCCGGGACGATGATTCCCTGTGTCCCATCCACGCCGTTGATGCAGTCCACCATGCGCGCGTTCACCGGGAAGCCGAAGGCGAAGCGGTAGACGCCCGTATTCACCTTCACGGCCTCGCCCTCGAGCCAGTAGCTGTAGCCGCGCGAGCGCATGAGCGCGAGATCCTCGGAGGAGACGTTGCCGTCGGGCAGCTCGGTGCTGTCCTCCGGAGGGCTTACCGCGAAGCCCACGTTCCACCGCCCCGCGGGCAGCTCCGTCAGCCGGGTCAGGTCCACGTCCCCCTTCTGCAGATCCACCAGAACGTGCCGAGAGGAGACCTGCGTCTCCCCGGTGCTGGAGGTGAGGGTGAAGTCGCCCATGGACACCAGGTACTTGGTGAAGCGCACCGACCAGTCATCCTGGAAGAGGTGGCTGGGGTAGCCATCCTGGGCACCCTTCTCACCGCTCATCATCACCCGCGCCTCTCCCGTGGCCACCGGAGCGCACGCCACGCCCGACACCAGGAGCACCAGACCGAAGAACCCACGCACCGCGCCACGAAGAACATTCCCTAGGCTCATGCAACTGCGAACTAAATGTAACCAAGTTGCAAGTCAAGCCACGGATGAGGTATCTGCCGCCGTCGTGTGGACTTCCATCCTGTTGCTAGGGGCGCTGAGCGCCGCGCCTGTCGACGCTCCCGTGGCCTCTCCGGTACCCGAGGAGACCGCTCCGCCGTCCCCACCATCGGAGGCCACTCCCCCGGAGCAGCCCAGCCCGGAGCCTCGGGCCTTCTCCACGCTGGTGCGCGCCCAGGCCGCGCGTCCTCCTCCCGTGGCGGCCGGGGACTTCCAGATTGAAGTGGGGCAGCTCGCGGACGTGCCCCGGGGCTCGGCCACGGATCTTCTGCTGCTGGCCCCTGGGGTGATGTTGGCCAACCACGGAGGCGAGGGCCACGCGGAGACAGTGTTCCTTCGTGGGTTCGACGCGGGCGAAGGCAAGGACGTGGAGTTCCGCCTCAACGGCGTACCCCTCAACGAGGTGTCCCACGCGCATGGCCACGGCTACGCGGACACCTATTTCATCATCCCGGAGTTGGTGGACGCGCTGCGCGTCACGGAAGGCCCCTACGACCCGGCACAGGGAGACTTCGGCGTAGCGGGGACCGTGGAGTACCAGCTCGCGCTGAAGCGGCGGGGGCTGATGGTGTCCGGCAGCTACGGCAGCTTCGCCTCGCGGCGGCTGGCGCTGGTATGGGGTCCCCAGGAAGCGAGCGAGGCCACCTTCGTGGGGCTGCTGCTACGCGAAGGGCACGGCTTTGGTCCCAACCGGGCCTATGCGAACGCGAGCATCATGGCCCAGGGGGAAATCCGACTGGGCGCCGAGGCGCGTCTCCGCCTGTTCGGAGCCAGCTACGGGGGGCGCTACGCCTCGGCGGGCGTCATCCGCGAGACCGATCAGGTGGCGGGGCGGCTGGGCTGTGGAGCGGATGAGGACGAACAGTTCTTCTGTCTCTACGACCCGAACCAGGGAGGCGCCGGACAGCGGCACCTCGGCTCGGTGGAGCTGATGACGCGCCTGAAGAACGGGGGCCGCCTCATCCAGCAGGGCTTCGTGGTGCTGAGGCAGACGCGCAGCCGGGAGAACTTCACGGGCTTCCTCGAGGACGTGCCTCCGGAAGGCGAGTCCCAGCGCGGGGACAACACGGAGCAATTCTACACAGGCACCACCGTGGGCCTGCGCGGGCGCTACACGCCGGGGGTGACGTGGTGGGGACAGCCTCAGCCCCTGGAGCTGGGCTACCTCGGACGCTTCGACGAGGTGCGCACGCGCTCGCGTCGGCTGCGGGACCGGGGCGGCGCGCCCTACCTCACCCGCTTCGACAACCAGGTGCGGGTGACGAACCTGGGCGCCTATATGTCCGCGAAGGCGCAGCCGCGCTCCTGGCTGTCGCTGCGCGGTGGCGTGCGGCTGGACAGCTTCCTCTTCGCGGTGGAGGACGAGAACCGGCCCTCCGAGGACCGGCAGGGCTCGCGCCTCCCCACGGAGTCCATCGAGGCGTATGGCCTCACGCTCAGCCCTCGGGTAACGGCGGAGGCACGGCTGACGCCGCGGCTCGCGTGGCTCACCAGCGTGGGCCTGGGCGCACGCTCCAGCGATGCCGCCGCCCTGTCGGACTCGGAGTTCGCGCCCTTCGCGCGCGTCACCTCGACGGAGACGGGGCTGAGCTACGCGGCCCGCAGTGAGGCGCTCACGGTGGAAGCGCGGAGCTCGCTCTTCGCCACCCGCGTCTCGCGAGACTTCGTGTTCGACGAGGAGGCCGGGCGAAACCAGCCGGTGGGCGCCTCGCAACGCCTGGGAGCCTTCGCCCAGGCCCGGGTGGTACTGCACGAGCGGTTGGACATACAGGCGAGTGTCGCCTGGGCTCGCGCCTCACTGCCGGCGGCGGGGGCCTCGCCCTGGAAGCTCTTCGAGGGGCCCGTGCTCCCTTATATCCCTCAGCTCCTCGGCCGGCTGGATGCCTCCGTGCGCGGAGAGGTAACGCTGGCGGGCGAGCGGCTGGGATGGAACGTGGCGTTGGGGCACAGCAGCATCGGCCCCAAGCCGCTGCCGCTGGACCGCTTCAGCGAGCCCATCTTCCTGTTCGACGCGGCGGTGCGCGGGCGATGGCGGGCGGTGGAGCTGGGGCTGACGGTGGAGAACCTGCTGGACGCGAGCTGGCGCGAGGCCGAGTTCAACTACGTCTCCAACTTCCGTGGCCCGGATGCGCCAGCGTCCTTGCTGGCCACGCGCCACTTCTCGGCCGGCGCGCCCCGCACCGTGCGCGGCACGCTGACCGTGTACCTGGACTTCGAGGAGGATCGCCCATGAAGACGACGCGCAGGGGCTTCACCCAAATCCTGGGAGCAGGGCTGCTCGGGGGACTCGCGGGGCTGCGGTGTGGGCTCTCGGGCACGACGGGACGCTCGGTGATGTTCCAGATGGGGCTGCGCACGGCGCTTGCGCCCGGAGAGACGGAGCCAGGACGCTTCACCACGGATACGGGCTGGCGGGTGGAGCTGACGGCCGCGCGGATGCTGCTCGGGCCCATCTACCTGTTCGAGAGCGCCTCGCCCCTGGCGAGTACCCCGGCGCGGCGGCTGTGGCGCGGGCTGGGCGATCTGCTGCTCCCCACTGCGCACGCGCACGACACGTTCTTCTCCGGAGGCAGGGTGCTCGGAGAGTGGGACCGGGAAGTGGTGTTCGACCTGTTGGAGGGAGGAGCCTCCACGCACGTCCTCGGCCGGGCTCCAGGCATCGCCGGCATGGTGCGCTCGTTCTCGCTGTTGCTCCAGCCCGCGAGCGCGGGGATGGGAGCGGAGGCGGCGCCTCTGGAAGGACACTCGGTGGTGCTGGAGGGGACGGCCTCACGCCAGGAGCAGGTGGTGGCATTTCGGGTGGAGCTGGACTTCCCACCGCCGGTGGAGCTGCAGCGGGTGGAGTTCGTGCCCAGCGAAGTGGAGCTCGACGATGACGGCCTGTTCATCATCGAGCCCCAGCCGCACGCCTGGTTCTCGGGGGCTCACTTCGATCGTCTGGAGGCGCCGGCGAGCGGCGGCCCCGTGACGGTCTCCCCCGAGAGCCAGGTGCATCGCGCCCTCTTCATCAACGTGCGGCGGCACACCGCCTTCACGAGCACCTGGGAGCCCGGCACCGCCTGAGCAGCGGTGCCGGCGTTCAGATGGATTCCTCGAGGAGGAGCCGGAGCTTCGAGCCCGGCGTGGTGAAGCGAACACGAAGCTCGGGGGCATCCGGCGAAGTGAAGCGGACGCGGTGGGTGATACCCGGGCACGCCGGAGACGCTGCCTCCAGCTGGGCCTCGACAGGCGTGCCATCCACCGTGCTGCTGAGGGCCACGGAGACGTCCTGGTCGAGGAAGAGGATGTAGGGGGTCTCGGGTACCAGGCGCAGGCGCGTGTAGCCGGAGTAGGTCCCCTCCCCCATCGGCACCGTCACCTCATAGTACTTGTGGGTCTGATCCGTGCGAGGCACCGTGCCGGTGGGCGTCGCGGAAGCCTCCACGGGGATGACGGTATCGACCAGGGTGTGCCCGCAGGCATGGTTGAGCAGGTGGTCGGTAGGGCCCGTCTTGAAATCGAGCCGGCCATCTCCCAGCCCCGCGTGCGTCGCGTCGAGGAGATTGCCTGCCAGATCCTTGAAGCCCTTCAGATCCACGGCGTAGGCGTTCTCCTCTTCGAGCACGGGGCCGCCCTCCTCGGGCTGAAGCAGGAGGAGCGTCAACGTCTGCCCGTCCGTGGACCAGGTGCCCTCCATCAGGCGAG includes these proteins:
- a CDS encoding TonB-dependent receptor, which codes for MWTSILLLGALSAAPVDAPVASPVPEETAPPSPPSEATPPEQPSPEPRAFSTLVRAQAARPPPVAAGDFQIEVGQLADVPRGSATDLLLLAPGVMLANHGGEGHAETVFLRGFDAGEGKDVEFRLNGVPLNEVSHAHGHGYADTYFIIPELVDALRVTEGPYDPAQGDFGVAGTVEYQLALKRRGLMVSGSYGSFASRRLALVWGPQEASEATFVGLLLREGHGFGPNRAYANASIMAQGEIRLGAEARLRLFGASYGGRYASAGVIRETDQVAGRLGCGADEDEQFFCLYDPNQGGAGQRHLGSVELMTRLKNGGRLIQQGFVVLRQTRSRENFTGFLEDVPPEGESQRGDNTEQFYTGTTVGLRGRYTPGVTWWGQPQPLELGYLGRFDEVRTRSRRLRDRGGAPYLTRFDNQVRVTNLGAYMSAKAQPRSWLSLRGGVRLDSFLFAVEDENRPSEDRQGSRLPTESIEAYGLTLSPRVTAEARLTPRLAWLTSVGLGARSSDAAALSDSEFAPFARVTSTETGLSYAARSEALTVEARSSLFATRVSRDFVFDEEAGRNQPVGASQRLGAFAQARVVLHERLDIQASVAWARASLPAAGASPWKLFEGPVLPYIPQLLGRLDASVRGEVTLAGERLGWNVALGHSSIGPKPLPLDRFSEPIFLFDAAVRGRWRAVELGLTVENLLDASWREAEFNYVSNFRGPDAPASLLATRHFSAGAPRTVRGTLTVYLDFEEDRP
- a CDS encoding Ig-like domain-containing protein translates to MRRLSIAVLLVTACVLPLTPGCAGDEVVPQLPLEPSPDGGSPDGGGPGGTPDAGPGDTTAPGVVSANPAEGTTGLYPVEVYYRTTGQGGLSQRKVFTVQFTEPMDTSITQASLFNLTDPSLEPRLMEGTWSTDGQTLTLLLLQPEEGGPVLEEENAYAVDLKGFKDLAGNLLDATHAGLGDGRLDFKTGPTDHLLNHACGHTLVDTVIPVEASATPTGTVPRTDQTHKYYEVTVPMGEGTYSGYTRLRLVPETPYILFLDQDVSVALSSTVDGTPVEAQLEAASPACPGITHRVRFTSPDAPELRVRFTTPGSKLRLLLEESI